A single Pedobacter sp. PACM 27299 DNA region contains:
- a CDS encoding TonB-dependent receptor, producing the protein MKKEFSNYVVYLALMFLVFIGLGVQAQVTTSSMNGKVRDGKGMGIPGASVLILHLPTGTKYGAVTGKDGAYRVNNLNPGGPYQVTVSYVGYSPQQQKAITLNLGVDLRLDFMLPEEGQQLNEVVVAGTKGGAKVGAGTKIGQEQIKTLPTVSRSLTDLTRLTPQGSKDNSFVGTNFRYNNVTIDGAINNDAIGFSPSLGGQSGSSGMPGSSTRTNPVSLDAIQDVQVLLAPYDVKIGNFTGGSVNAVTRSGTNDVSGSVYGYGRNAALIGRNKIGDNAREPSAFYDYQTGFRLGLPIIKDKLFFFTNEELTRRQDPVILGAGSPDMKLITSDEAKSITDHMINAYGIDPGTAGNYNIYSKSNKFFNRLDWNIDDKNQLTIRNNTIRSEATNLERDQANFRFSGIDFKQTNNQSSTVAELKSRLSNNASNSLVVGYSNIHDFRDPLGNPAVPQIEISSRGGTIFLGTDREASIFNMKQKTFEFTDNFTFTKGKHTITFGTHNELYNITYGFVNAWNGRVAYGSIDDFLKNQPSRVRTNYNYANNSRDYIMANPPAEFKLNMYSVYGEDQFQITDRFKLTYGLRLDLADLPNKQPLSDKTINAPADPNYGMTFTYTKPKDIKNDYLGQVQVSPRIGFNYDINGDQKMILRGGSGLFTGRVPFAWLGYAYYNNGVTFGAYDQKYNYDPAKPLVKPAAGSDPIKDALNGNGEAGYVAKQGVNVNDANGATQVDLIDNNFKMPKTWRSSLAFDYKTDDSWKFTVEGIFTKVIHDLKFQQVNFTDNPTYNIYDTEHQQPIYPSSNNKINPAYSNAYLLSNTSQGYRYSLTGQVTKSFPFGLDVMAAYTYGQSKDITNGIRNSMESNWQLNQALNPNNPGLAYSNFDIRNRIVSTVNFKHAWDSRNKYTANFSLFFSAQSGSPYSYGFLNTTINGTGQNVSLVYVPKAGETPQFFAKTPDGIQQAAAFDAFIDGDRYLKTRRGLFTERNGARTPWNVQADFRFSQDLIVSETAGHKHTLTFTYDIVNLTNLLNKNWGVQYFSPNTYNSMASVGLKAVTAGTPTSYPIYTYDVNNTSTYAKDFFASRFQMQFGLRYSF; encoded by the coding sequence ATGAAAAAAGAATTCAGCAATTATGTTGTTTACCTGGCGTTGATGTTCCTTGTGTTTATAGGACTTGGAGTTCAGGCTCAGGTAACGACCTCCAGCATGAATGGTAAGGTTCGTGATGGTAAAGGAATGGGGATCCCCGGTGCAAGCGTACTCATTTTACATCTGCCAACCGGCACAAAGTATGGTGCTGTAACGGGTAAGGATGGAGCATATCGGGTGAACAACCTAAATCCTGGCGGGCCATACCAAGTGACTGTTAGTTATGTAGGTTATAGCCCTCAGCAGCAAAAAGCAATTACACTAAACCTGGGTGTAGACCTGCGCCTGGATTTTATGCTGCCCGAAGAAGGTCAGCAATTGAATGAAGTAGTCGTAGCAGGTACTAAGGGAGGTGCAAAGGTGGGTGCAGGAACAAAAATCGGCCAGGAGCAGATTAAAACACTGCCTACAGTGAGCCGAAGCTTGACTGATTTAACACGATTAACCCCTCAGGGGAGTAAAGACAATTCCTTTGTAGGAACGAATTTCAGGTACAATAACGTTACGATTGATGGGGCCATTAATAATGACGCAATTGGATTCAGTCCTTCTTTGGGTGGGCAGAGTGGAAGTTCTGGTATGCCGGGCAGCAGCACACGTACTAACCCTGTTTCTCTGGATGCGATACAGGATGTACAGGTATTGCTGGCACCTTATGATGTTAAAATTGGAAACTTTACAGGAGGTAGCGTGAATGCGGTGACGCGTTCTGGTACCAATGATGTGAGTGGATCGGTGTATGGATACGGTAGAAATGCAGCGCTGATTGGCAGAAATAAAATCGGCGATAATGCCAGAGAACCTTCGGCCTTTTATGACTATCAAACAGGTTTTCGTCTGGGGCTTCCTATTATAAAAGATAAACTCTTTTTCTTTACAAATGAGGAGCTCACCAGAAGACAAGATCCTGTTATTTTAGGTGCCGGATCACCGGATATGAAGCTCATCACCTCTGATGAGGCTAAATCGATTACTGACCACATGATCAATGCGTATGGGATTGATCCAGGTACAGCCGGAAATTACAATATCTACTCCAAATCCAACAAGTTTTTTAACCGTTTAGATTGGAATATTGATGATAAAAATCAATTGACGATCCGCAACAACACCATCCGTTCAGAGGCGACGAATTTAGAAAGAGACCAGGCGAATTTCAGGTTCTCTGGGATCGACTTTAAGCAGACGAATAACCAGAGTTCTACAGTTGCAGAATTGAAAAGCAGGCTTTCAAATAACGCTTCCAATAGTTTGGTGGTTGGCTATTCTAATATTCATGATTTTAGAGATCCATTAGGAAACCCAGCAGTGCCGCAGATTGAGATCAGTTCTCGCGGGGGAACGATTTTCCTGGGTACCGACCGGGAAGCGAGTATCTTCAATATGAAACAAAAAACCTTTGAGTTTACAGACAATTTCACCTTTACAAAAGGAAAACACACCATCACATTTGGTACACATAATGAACTGTATAACATCACTTATGGTTTTGTAAATGCCTGGAATGGACGTGTGGCTTATGGTAGTATTGACGACTTTTTGAAAAACCAACCATCCCGGGTGCGTACCAATTACAACTACGCCAACAACAGCAGGGATTACATTATGGCCAATCCTCCCGCTGAATTTAAGTTGAACATGTACAGTGTTTATGGAGAAGATCAGTTCCAAATCACAGATAGATTTAAGCTGACTTATGGATTGAGGTTAGACCTTGCTGATTTACCAAATAAACAGCCTTTAAGTGATAAGACCATTAATGCACCTGCAGATCCTAATTATGGAATGACTTTTACCTATACAAAACCAAAAGACATTAAAAATGATTACCTCGGACAAGTTCAGGTGTCGCCAAGAATTGGCTTCAATTATGACATCAATGGTGATCAAAAAATGATTTTAAGAGGGGGAAGCGGATTGTTTACCGGAAGGGTTCCATTTGCCTGGTTAGGTTATGCGTATTATAATAATGGCGTTACTTTCGGTGCTTATGATCAAAAATACAATTATGACCCGGCAAAACCATTGGTTAAACCAGCTGCAGGATCTGATCCGATTAAAGATGCTTTAAATGGAAATGGAGAGGCAGGATATGTGGCGAAACAAGGAGTAAATGTGAATGATGCCAATGGCGCAACGCAGGTCGATCTGATCGACAATAATTTTAAAATGCCTAAAACATGGAGGTCAAGTTTAGCTTTTGATTATAAAACTGATGACTCCTGGAAGTTTACAGTAGAAGGGATTTTCACGAAAGTGATTCATGATCTGAAGTTTCAACAAGTGAATTTTACGGATAATCCAACTTATAATATCTATGATACGGAGCATCAGCAGCCTATTTATCCTAGTAGCAACAATAAAATTAACCCTGCTTATAGCAATGCGTATTTGCTGTCGAATACCAGTCAGGGATACAGATATAGTTTAACCGGACAAGTGACTAAGTCCTTTCCTTTTGGCCTGGATGTAATGGCAGCATATACTTACGGACAGTCGAAAGACATCACCAATGGGATTAGAAACTCGATGGAATCTAACTGGCAGTTGAATCAGGCTTTAAATCCTAATAATCCAGGACTTGCTTATTCTAATTTTGACATTCGCAACCGCATCGTGTCTACCGTTAATTTTAAACATGCCTGGGATAGCCGTAATAAATATACAGCCAACTTCTCCTTGTTCTTTAGCGCGCAATCCGGCTCCCCATATTCTTATGGATTCCTGAATACGACCATCAATGGTACTGGACAGAATGTGAGTTTAGTGTATGTTCCAAAAGCAGGAGAGACACCTCAGTTTTTCGCGAAAACACCGGATGGGATCCAGCAAGCGGCTGCATTTGATGCCTTTATCGACGGCGATCGCTATTTAAAAACCAGAAGAGGGTTATTTACAGAGCGTAATGGCGCACGTACCCCATGGAATGTACAGGCGGATTTTAGGTTTTCGCAAGACCTGATTGTTTCTGAAACAGCCGGGCATAAACACACGCTGACTTTCACTTACGACATTGTGAACTTAACGAACTTGCTGAATAAAAATTGGGGTGTTCAATATTTCTCTCCAAATACCTATAATTCTATGGCAAGTGTAGGTCTGAAAGCGGTGACTGCCGGAACTCCAACGAGTTATCCTATCTATACTTATGATGTGAATAATACGAGTACTTATGCGAAAGATTTCTTTGCTTCCAGATTCCAGATGCAATTTGGGTTGAGGTATAGTTTTTAG
- a CDS encoding DUF3472 domain-containing protein: MKLTHLFPKPVLLLLFLFTSLTSCQKSMLSEGIEKQQREQNQTLALAGTENAAPSQHIFFSFPSDAIAKIHKIKITESANAEYFSVHNYSGGYNGLQQTPDNSFGTPNILIASHWDPNTAGGVFSRVAYTAPNTISSRFGGEGDGYKTINPYQWALNTWYNIAIRSWKLNGELFIGTFIQNMSTGTWFHTSTLAIPERTTFLGAGNDSFLENWTGSNPAYDGSFIRKAFFKDCWNLSTTNVWQKHTSRSFSANAGDEGRNGIYDRAFNSGYDAAEDAYFMEHGGTVQPDAAFGTGRTLALPAQTNQGTAPVITVGESQSVSAIYSGNTVYISWSNNATKTPQFSSKVELLDPNGTVVNTINEVLPQKRTATFSNVTPGSGTYTARVTITDIFNQVAPAISSTLVPGDPPATWYRLKNASSGLYLSVEGSSTANSTYIVQSISSTGAEQKWKLSSQNGATVLINSNSNKAIDISGGTQTIGSNVIQYTISNAINQQWNLVSVGTNKYVIQSNMSSHYILDNPGSSSTNGQRLVLYSMNGTTGTANQQWILEAQ, encoded by the coding sequence ATGAAATTAACCCATCTCTTTCCAAAGCCGGTTTTACTGCTGCTTTTTCTATTTACCTCCCTTACTTCCTGTCAAAAGTCTATGCTCAGTGAAGGCATTGAAAAACAACAGCGGGAGCAGAATCAAACCCTGGCGCTTGCAGGCACAGAAAATGCCGCACCATCGCAGCACATTTTCTTTTCTTTCCCTTCAGATGCCATTGCAAAAATTCACAAAATTAAGATTACCGAATCCGCGAATGCAGAATATTTTTCTGTTCACAATTACTCAGGTGGCTACAATGGTTTACAGCAAACCCCAGACAATTCTTTTGGCACACCAAACATTCTGATTGCATCACACTGGGATCCGAATACCGCAGGTGGCGTATTCTCCAGGGTAGCCTATACGGCACCAAATACCATTAGCAGCAGATTCGGTGGTGAAGGTGACGGTTACAAAACCATTAATCCCTATCAATGGGCGCTCAATACCTGGTACAATATTGCCATCAGATCCTGGAAACTCAATGGAGAACTGTTTATTGGCACCTTCATCCAGAACATGAGCACAGGTACCTGGTTCCACACCTCTACCCTTGCCATTCCAGAGCGTACCACTTTTTTAGGTGCTGGGAATGATTCCTTTCTCGAAAATTGGACAGGCAGCAATCCAGCTTACGATGGCAGTTTCATCAGGAAAGCTTTTTTCAAAGACTGCTGGAATTTAAGTACGACCAATGTATGGCAAAAACATACCAGCAGAAGTTTCAGTGCCAATGCTGGGGATGAGGGTAGGAATGGCATTTACGACCGTGCTTTTAATTCTGGATATGATGCGGCGGAAGATGCCTATTTTATGGAACATGGGGGTACCGTACAACCTGATGCCGCTTTTGGTACCGGCCGTACTTTAGCCCTCCCTGCACAAACCAATCAAGGCACTGCACCTGTGATTACCGTTGGAGAATCCCAGTCTGTCTCTGCAATTTACTCAGGAAATACCGTATACATCAGCTGGAGCAACAACGCCACAAAAACACCGCAATTCTCTTCAAAAGTGGAATTACTAGACCCGAACGGAACAGTAGTCAATACAATTAATGAAGTGCTTCCTCAAAAAAGAACTGCAACCTTTAGTAATGTGACGCCAGGGAGCGGAACTTATACGGCCAGGGTAACCATCACTGATATTTTTAACCAGGTCGCTCCTGCAATCAGCTCGACACTGGTTCCTGGCGATCCACCTGCGACCTGGTACAGACTAAAAAACGCATCCAGCGGATTATACCTGTCTGTAGAAGGAAGCAGCACTGCAAATAGCACCTATATTGTACAATCGATCAGCAGTACAGGCGCAGAACAAAAATGGAAATTAAGCTCACAAAATGGGGCAACTGTGCTGATCAATAGTAACAGTAATAAAGCTATAGACATTTCTGGAGGAACTCAAACCATTGGTTCAAATGTGATCCAATATACCATCAGCAATGCCATCAACCAGCAATGGAACCTGGTATCTGTGGGCACCAATAAATACGTCATTCAGAGTAATATGTCCAGTCATTACATCCTGGATAATCCAGGCAGCAGCAGCACCAATGGCCAAAGGCTTGTTTTATATTCTATGAACGGAACTACAGGTACTGCTAATCAACAATGGATCTTAGAAGCTCAATAA
- a CDS encoding malate:quinone oxidoreductase yields the protein MTRKNSNSEKTADVVLIGAGIMSATLGVLLKELQPDITIEIFERLDVAAAESSDAWNNAGTGHSAFCELNYTPQLADGSVETGKAVAIAESFEVSKQFWSFLVNHNLVGSPETFIKSIPHVSFVWGEKNVAFLRERFDRLQENLLFEGMKYSENPDQLKKWMPLVMDQRDPKEKVAATRMTMGTDVNFGALTRMMFDTLQKMEGVSMHFSHDVKKLKQKNGLWEVKVKDEATGDKRVVKAKFVFIGAGGGSLPLLEKSDIPEGKGFGGFPVSGQWLKCINPDVIASHDAKVYGKASVGAPPMSVPHLDTRMIDGKKALLFGPYAGFSTRFLKNGSLMDLPMSIKVNNIRPMISAGLDNLPLTKYLINQVRQSPEDRMTALREYLPTAKMEDWELETAGQRVQVIKKDEEHGGILEFGTEVVTAADGSIAALLGASPGASTAVSIMITLMERCFGEQLKSKEWQKKLTAMIPSYGHALSKNMKMTEEIRSNTTKTLNLREAE from the coding sequence ATGACTCGTAAGAATAGTAATTCGGAAAAAACTGCGGATGTTGTATTGATTGGAGCAGGAATAATGAGCGCCACATTAGGTGTATTACTTAAAGAACTGCAGCCGGATATCACCATAGAAATTTTTGAAAGACTGGATGTTGCTGCGGCAGAGAGTTCTGATGCCTGGAATAACGCCGGCACCGGGCATTCTGCATTTTGTGAGCTAAATTATACGCCACAATTAGCAGATGGTTCAGTAGAAACTGGAAAAGCGGTAGCTATTGCAGAATCTTTTGAAGTATCCAAGCAGTTTTGGTCGTTCCTGGTTAATCACAACCTGGTAGGATCACCCGAAACATTTATTAAGAGCATTCCACATGTAAGTTTTGTGTGGGGAGAGAAAAATGTTGCGTTTTTACGTGAACGTTTCGACAGATTACAGGAAAATCTTCTTTTCGAAGGAATGAAGTATTCTGAAAATCCTGATCAATTGAAAAAGTGGATGCCTTTAGTGATGGATCAACGTGATCCTAAAGAAAAAGTAGCTGCAACAAGAATGACCATGGGAACGGATGTGAATTTTGGGGCGTTAACCAGAATGATGTTCGACACGCTTCAGAAAATGGAGGGAGTAAGCATGCACTTTTCTCATGATGTGAAGAAACTAAAGCAAAAGAATGGGCTTTGGGAAGTGAAAGTGAAAGACGAAGCTACTGGTGATAAACGTGTAGTGAAAGCTAAATTTGTTTTCATCGGTGCTGGTGGTGGCTCATTGCCATTGTTAGAAAAATCTGATATTCCTGAAGGCAAAGGTTTTGGAGGCTTCCCGGTAAGTGGACAATGGTTGAAATGTATCAATCCAGATGTGATCGCCAGCCATGATGCCAAAGTATACGGAAAAGCTTCGGTTGGTGCGCCGCCGATGTCTGTACCTCATTTGGATACTCGAATGATCGACGGTAAAAAAGCATTACTTTTCGGTCCTTACGCAGGATTCTCTACGAGATTCCTGAAGAATGGATCTTTGATGGATCTTCCGATGTCGATTAAGGTGAACAATATCCGTCCAATGATTTCTGCCGGACTGGACAATTTACCGCTGACAAAATATTTAATCAATCAGGTACGTCAATCTCCGGAAGACCGTATGACGGCTTTAAGAGAGTATTTGCCAACTGCCAAAATGGAAGATTGGGAACTGGAAACTGCTGGTCAGCGTGTACAGGTGATCAAAAAGGATGAAGAACATGGTGGTATTTTGGAGTTTGGAACAGAGGTAGTTACCGCTGCTGATGGCTCTATAGCTGCTTTATTGGGCGCTTCACCAGGTGCATCTACTGCGGTTTCTATTATGATTACTTTAATGGAACGCTGCTTTGGAGAACAATTGAAAAGCAAAGAATGGCAGAAAAAATTGACTGCTATGATTCCTTCTTATGGCCATGCACTCAGCAAGAACATGAAAATGACCGAAGAAATTAGGTCGAATACCACAAAGACTTTAAATTTACGTGAAGCGGAATAG
- a CDS encoding DUF1016 N-terminal domain-containing protein — protein MEAIEKQNILFEQITEVVSLARRKAYQQSNAILLQMYWQIGQLIIEDEQEGNAKAAYGKSVLKKLAQQLTLEFGKGFDERNLNNMRAFYNAFSIWNAVSTKLSWTHYRMISRLETNDLRAEYIRFAVEGGWPRAPDSEISGRCMWGGCWNQGRRKFQMLKNSSKTLISLSF, from the coding sequence ATGGAAGCGATAGAAAAACAGAATATACTTTTTGAGCAAATTACCGAGGTCGTTAGCCTCGCCAGAAGAAAAGCATACCAGCAGAGCAATGCGATTTTGCTGCAAATGTATTGGCAAATTGGACAGCTCATTATAGAAGACGAGCAGGAAGGGAATGCAAAAGCGGCCTATGGTAAATCAGTATTGAAAAAACTAGCTCAGCAGCTTACGCTGGAGTTTGGAAAGGGGTTTGATGAGCGTAATTTGAACAATATGAGGGCATTTTATAATGCTTTTTCAATTTGGAATGCAGTGAGTACCAAATTAAGCTGGACTCACTACAGAATGATTAGCCGACTTGAAACCAATGATTTAAGAGCTGAGTACATTCGGTTTGCTGTTGAAGGAGGATGGCCACGCGCACCTGACAGCGAAATATCAGGTCGCTGTATGTGGGGCGGGTGCTGGAACCAGGGAAGGAGGAAGTTCCAAATGCTCAAGAACTCATCAAAGACCCTTATATCTTTGAGTTTTTAG
- a CDS encoding NAD-dependent succinate-semialdehyde dehydrogenase, producing the protein MISVNPTNGKTIKTYTEDTEKQVNTKIEKTHQAWLKWKETRFSVRAEFLRNTSAVLLKRKTELATLMAKEMGKPLPAGIAEIEKCAAVCDFYASNGANFLKDELIATEASKSYVSFQPLGVVLAVMPWNFPFWQLFRFLAPALMAGNAGVLKHASNVSGCALAIEEVIKEAGFPKDLFHVLLINSKVVKQAIAHPFIKAVTLTGSTEAGKQVAQQAGYHLKKTVLELGGSDPYIVLADADLEQAAEICMQSRLINNGQSCIAAKRFILVKEIEKDFMKIFLKKMQSKITGDPYDQQTDLGPMARKDLRDELHQQVMDNIKAGAKCVLGGKIPEFKGEHAFYSPTILTGIKKGMPAYEEELFGPVALIFTAKDEEDAIKIANDSPFGLGAAVFSASKAHGEEIAAKKLNAGSCFVNSLVKSDSRLPFGGINQSGYGRELSSFGIREFVNIKTVYIQ; encoded by the coding sequence ATGATCTCAGTGAACCCAACCAATGGAAAAACGATAAAAACCTATACAGAAGATACAGAAAAGCAGGTCAATACGAAAATAGAAAAGACACATCAGGCCTGGTTAAAATGGAAGGAAACCCGTTTTTCTGTACGTGCTGAGTTCCTTAGAAATACTTCCGCAGTGCTGTTAAAACGTAAAACGGAATTGGCTACTTTAATGGCTAAAGAAATGGGAAAACCATTACCTGCAGGAATTGCCGAAATTGAAAAATGTGCTGCTGTATGTGATTTTTATGCTTCTAATGGCGCTAATTTCCTAAAAGACGAGTTGATTGCTACGGAAGCCAGTAAAAGTTATGTCAGCTTTCAACCATTGGGCGTAGTGCTTGCGGTGATGCCCTGGAATTTTCCTTTCTGGCAATTGTTTCGTTTTTTAGCCCCTGCTCTAATGGCGGGTAATGCGGGCGTATTGAAACATGCTTCCAACGTGAGCGGCTGCGCATTGGCCATCGAGGAAGTCATTAAAGAAGCAGGTTTTCCAAAAGATCTTTTCCACGTTTTACTGATCAATAGTAAAGTTGTAAAACAGGCCATTGCCCATCCTTTCATTAAAGCGGTTACTTTAACCGGGAGTACGGAAGCCGGCAAACAAGTTGCACAGCAAGCAGGTTATCATTTGAAAAAAACAGTACTGGAATTGGGTGGAAGCGATCCTTATATCGTACTGGCAGATGCCGATCTGGAACAGGCCGCAGAAATCTGCATGCAAAGCAGGCTGATCAATAATGGTCAGAGTTGTATAGCTGCAAAAAGATTCATTCTCGTAAAAGAGATAGAAAAAGATTTCATGAAAATCTTCCTTAAAAAGATGCAGTCAAAAATCACCGGAGATCCCTATGATCAGCAGACAGACCTTGGCCCTATGGCCAGAAAAGACCTGCGTGATGAGTTACATCAACAGGTAATGGACAATATAAAAGCTGGGGCAAAATGCGTTCTTGGGGGGAAAATCCCTGAGTTTAAAGGCGAACACGCGTTTTACAGCCCTACTATTTTAACTGGAATAAAGAAGGGAATGCCAGCGTATGAGGAAGAACTTTTTGGTCCGGTAGCTTTAATATTCACGGCAAAGGATGAGGAAGATGCGATCAAGATTGCGAATGATAGTCCGTTTGGATTAGGAGCAGCAGTATTTTCAGCTTCAAAAGCACATGGCGAAGAAATTGCGGCAAAGAAATTGAACGCAGGATCCTGCTTTGTAAATAGTCTGGTAAAATCAGATTCAAGATTGCCCTTTGGTGGAATCAACCAAAGTGGTTATGGCAGAGAGCTCAGTTCTTTTGGTATTCGTGAATTTGTAAACATTAAAACCGTCTATATCCAATAA
- a CDS encoding PorP/SprF family type IX secretion system membrane protein — translation MNIKKLITVFIGLYCLQIGKTNAQQNIQFTQYIFNSLSVNPAYAGYKEEWFVQLGLRAQWLGMEGAPQTATASIDGILDPQDRKMGVGFQITTDKIGAQSSTSATLNYAFRLQLNGEDTQRLSFGLGIGAAQYSLKGGLLTTIQPGDEALPVGNQSDIVPDLRLGIFYNSDYWYLGLSALDIFSGPDKRRDQSSSLNIIRSRHAYMMGGALINVSPELRIRPSLLIKEDFRGPTSADFNTMLIINDKVWIGGSIRTGFNLWKKPTSGMSLSKENSLSGIIQFFVNERFRIGYSYDQVTSALGSSQNGSHEITMGLAFGKVPRSFICPRVF, via the coding sequence ATGAACATTAAAAAACTGATCACTGTATTTATAGGTCTTTATTGCCTGCAGATTGGAAAAACCAATGCGCAGCAAAATATTCAGTTTACCCAGTATATATTCAATAGCCTGAGTGTGAATCCGGCTTATGCCGGGTATAAAGAAGAATGGTTTGTACAACTCGGATTGCGGGCGCAATGGTTGGGAATGGAGGGCGCACCGCAGACAGCAACCGCCTCAATTGATGGGATTTTAGATCCTCAGGATCGTAAAATGGGGGTGGGTTTCCAGATAACCACCGACAAAATCGGTGCGCAATCTTCCACTTCAGCAACGCTGAATTACGCTTTCCGATTACAATTAAACGGAGAAGATACACAGCGCTTAAGTTTTGGATTGGGCATAGGCGCAGCACAGTACAGTTTAAAAGGAGGGCTGTTAACCACGATTCAGCCCGGAGATGAGGCCCTGCCAGTTGGCAATCAAAGTGACATCGTGCCCGACTTACGTCTAGGTATCTTCTACAATTCAGACTATTGGTACCTTGGACTTTCTGCCCTGGATATCTTTTCAGGACCAGATAAAAGAAGAGACCAATCTTCCTCTTTAAATATTATTCGCAGCCGACATGCGTATATGATGGGCGGAGCCTTAATTAATGTTTCTCCAGAACTCAGAATCAGACCCAGCCTCCTGATCAAAGAAGACTTTAGAGGTCCAACCAGTGCCGACTTTAACACCATGTTGATCATTAACGATAAAGTTTGGATTGGTGGCTCTATCCGGACTGGATTTAATCTATGGAAAAAGCCCACATCCGGAATGTCATTGAGTAAAGAAAATTCCCTCTCAGGCATTATTCAGTTTTTTGTAAACGAACGCTTTAGAATCGGATATTCTTATGATCAGGTCACCAGTGCATTGGGAAGTAGTCAAAATGGCTCCCATGAAATCACCATGGGCTTGGCATTTGGCAAAGTGCCAAGGTCGTTTATCTGCCCAAGAGTATTTTAA